TCACTGGTTCAAGATCAGGAGAGCGAGGAAGCAGACACCTCAAGCTGGATAGACAGTGATGTTACAATGGATTATATAGAAGATTATTCATCATCACCAGAACACTGGACTCTGTGTGCTACTCAAGATTTCTCTGGTTTCTAGAACAATTGGGATGTTTcagcagatttttaaatatctgataagttaattcagttcaaatcTGACTCTTaaattttgagttattttatgtaacttagtactctttttttttgatcttTTACATCATTTGAACTGCATATTATCtgacataaatacaaaacatagtATGAACAGTATACATCCAGTATATGTTCAAAATACTGGAATTTcgcaacagttttttttacattaattacatttgtttggttgtgtgaagtaaaaagtatttcatgtaaattacatttcataataGTAAAATCTACTAATTTGcctttttaagatttttgtgtatgagtgtgtggtTGTGCCTTTGAGTTTCCAGAATAAAGAAATTAGATTTAAACAGTTGTCTCATGAAAATTACTTGGtttgtaaacaaaatacaaCCTTGAGGGTGACAAATATGTTTTGcctttagtttttattctatctttatttgtttccatttaTTATTCTTAGGGGTGGCTGGTGAAACTCTGATGAATGATGGCAGTTCAGTAGCTGAGAAGACAAGCTCACATTCTTTCTTTGACCATAGCTATTCAGTGAGTGGTTTCTTTTACACCAAATAATATCGGTCATGTGCATTGTAATCCAAACCTGctcagcatttttatttcaccGATTATTTCAGATTACTGATGAGAGAAAATCAATTCCGAGCACAAGTGAAGATTCATTTAAAGTTCACTCAGCAAGAAAGAGGATATTGGAGGGCTGTCAATACAATTATGGGGCTGATATTGGGGATGATGATAATTCTGCTATGGCTCAGAAAAGgctcaaaagaacaaaacatgacattcaaaatgaaaacgaTTTTTTGGAGTACTTGCTCAGTTTTGATACAAACAATGTCTTTGTTGATTTTGAGAGTAAGAAAAAGTAGATGGCCCCTCACTTCAACAGAATCAAGATGCAAGAAAAGAACAACAATCAGTTGGTGTTTATCAAAAGGTTCCACCTGAAACTGTGGGCTGTTGTGAtaccaacaacaacagcaatcaAGAATGCAGCAATTCTTCACTGTCCCCTAATTTAAATGTGCTAATTGACTCATGTTTACAAGGGACATACAACGGAGACCTTAATGTACAACCATTTGGAGCAATGGCTAAATCACCATTACAGAGGGAGGAACTGTTTGACTCAGACAGCCCTGGTTTACTGCCTTTGCTTATGGCCATAATCCATAATCAAGGATTAACCTGCACTCCAGAGGATTCAGAGAAAGATGAACCATTAGAGGAATTATATGCAGCCAACAAACAACTTCCAGATAATAAAACATCAGAAGAGCCACTTATGGTCCCACAACTGCAGGGAACTTTGCCATCAACCAGTCCTGCAAATGAGTCTCTCCGTGTGGATAGTATCATTGGTTGCTCAGAAACCTGTATAAAAACACCACATAATAACTCAACACAAACCTGCCTTGTGCAGTCTCCTAAAACACTGCCCCTAAAGAAACCTATAAATCAGGATGAAGAAACAGACACCATTCAAAACCAGCAGGAAGTGAAAGGGATAATAGAGACAGCACTGAGCACTAAtcagaaaaatatttgtaagaGCTACACTGAAGATGATGTGGAATGTGaggcattcattttaaatgcgaCAGATCTCATTGGTGGACCTGAAGCAGAACCGCATTATTCTTGCAGGGAGGTAGTTAATGAGTCAGCGAGTGACATTCTAAAAGATCTTGCCAGTCCATGTCCTGTTTCACCCACTTTTTTCTGTGCCAGAGTAGATGTCGAACAGCTTGAAAATTGTCATATGGCTGATTGTACTGTTGTCGAGAATGATATAGTTGAAGATTCAGCAGATTCTGACTGCACTCTTGTGGAATGGTCCAATGCTGCTGACATTCAGGATGTGGTCAAGAAATGTCGGCAAGAAATCTTAGGTCTTGAGGAAAGATGTATTGAAAAGGAAGCACAAAACACAGAGGGTACACCTGACACAGTGAATTCAGAGAGTGTTTTAAGGCTGTTTTTACCTGACAATTTGTGTAAACAACCCTCACGGGATAATAATGCAGAAAAAGCACATGGTCCACAAATAGCTCTGGAAAACAAAGGTCTCCTAAACACAGGTGAACtgaaaagcaagaaaaagaaatcgaaacaaaagaaaaggccGCTTAGGCATGGACGAAATGTCACAGGTGGATTGAACACAGGTGATTCCTTGGGATGAATCATGAATGTTATAACTATTTAGAACATGCTAATGTTTATATTGTCCTATCTCAACAGTGTCaaagaaatcttttaaaattacTCCAAAAAATATTCGAAAGAGAAATGGTGTGGGCGAGACTCAGCTTCACCGGGCGTGCATCAAGGGAGACCTGCAAATGGTCAAAGTCTTGATAGAAGCTGGAAGCAATGTAAATGTATCAGACCATGCAGGTGGGAAAATCCTTGATTTAGTATGTGTACATTATTTCCTTTGATCTATTTAAAGTTTTCGTGATGTGTTGGGTGGGCAGGATGGACCGCCCTTCATGAGGCCTGTTCCAGAGGTTTTGTGGATGTGGCAGAGCAGCTCTTGGAAGCAGGGGCTGATGTCACCAGCAGAGGGCTAAATGGATGTAACCCGCTGCATGATGCTGTGTCCTTTGGCTCATATGAGGTTTCCCAATTTTAAATGCTGACAATATATTGATCAGAGGATATCAATCCCCAAAAAGGACAAAAGTTTCATAAACGTATAGCTCAAGCAACTCCTGCACTATATTCTTTTGATGCCAGACTACTTGTGTTATAGCCAGAACTATGTTATTGCAGGTAAAGCTctattatttcaatttgaatGGAAAACAAGTGTGCATTTCTATAGTTTCAAACTGATTCCCAGCATTTGACCAGCACATTCACACTAACACTCTGCACTcaaatttaaatgcactttcaAAAGCAGTTCACGTTTAGATCTTGCTGTTTTATGCATAGATTGTGAGGCTTCTCCTTCAGTTTGGCTCAAACCCTCATGACAAGAATATCCTGGGACAAAGTGCGATAAACCTCGCAGCACATGAAAGCATCAAAGAGctgcttttgacatttaaagGACCTTTTCGTAAACCTGCCCAGACAACTGACACTTCCAAGCAGCGATCTCAGCTTCTGGCTGGAAAGCACATGCagccaggtaaaaaaaaaagtctgcatgGAAGTCCTTGAAAAACAGTAAAGATACTCTCATCGTTTACTTACCCTCAtcttattccaaacctgtatgactttcttttcttttagtaCAGCATAAtaagtgtttgtatgtgtgtgtttatgttcatgaatatgtttaatgtatgtttattgAGTTTAATTGCGGTTATTTTCAACAGATCAGTGTTTTCTGTCAGCAGGAACAAGGATCGATTTTAGTGGCAATAGCAAGTTGAACTCCTTTATTAGAGATGGAATCATTCAACATGGGGATAATGATTTAGAAATGACACTTGAGGTaatttgtaaatcatttttctCAGATGCTGTCAAGACATTACTTTTAGACCATTTCAAAGTTAACCTTTTGAAAAACGGCAGGCTTTTAAAGCtctgattattaaaatttagGGTTATAGCTGCAAGGACGGTCTTTTGGAAAACGGATCTATTAGTGATACCACAGTCTCCCTCCTTCCAGAACAATGTGAATCAGTCCTGGAGAGTCAGTCCTCAGGTCCTGTCATCTCTgattttgactttaaaaaggTAAGAGAAAACTGGAATGTTAAGCTGTTGTCTGCTGTATGGCTAAAACTGTAAAGTAATCGAGAAAAAATACTGACGTGTCTATGACTTTCGCAATAACGTCAAaaccatctctctttttttacatttttatcttgaCAGGTTATGTATCAAACCAAGTCAAGTTgtttaaatactgagaaaacacCTATGGAACCACTACATCAGCATTCCTTCACATTCATCAACAGTCCACCAAAACATGCTATAAAAGGTTTGTCAACCTGACAACTAGATAATAAGGACCAACCTTACTACTCATAGTTACCTAACAGTATGACGGAttttataaatacttaaaatcagATTTTCAGTTTCATGAATCCCCATTTCATGT
This genomic interval from Puntigrus tetrazona isolate hp1 chromosome 5, ASM1883169v1, whole genome shotgun sequence contains the following:
- the LOC122345996 gene encoding ankyrin repeat domain-containing protein 31-like isoform X3 encodes the protein MAKSPLQREELFDSDSPGLLPLLMAIIHNQGLTCTPEDSEKDEPLEELYAANKQLPDNKTSEEPLMVPQLQGTLPSTSPANESLRVDSIIGCSETCIKTPHNNSTQTCLVQSPKTLPLKKPINQDEETDTIQNQQEVKGIIETALSTNQKNICKSYTEDDVECEAFILNATDLIGGPEAEPHYSCREVVNESASDILKDLASPCPVSPTFFCARVDVEQLENCHMADCTVVENDIVEDSADSDCTLVEWSNAADIQDVVKKCRQEILGLEERCIEKEAQNTEGTPDTVNSESVLRLFLPDNLCKQPSRDNNAEKAHGPQIALENKGLLNTGELKSKKKKSKQKKRPLRHGRNVTGGLNTVSKKSFKITPKNIRKRNGVGETQLHRACIKGDLQMVKVLIEAGSNVNVSDHAGWTALHEACSRGFVDVAEQLLEAGADVTSRGLNGCNPLHDAVSFGSYEIVRLLLQFGSNPHDKNILGQSAINLAAHESIKELLLTFKGPFRKPAQTTDTSKQRSQLLAGKHMQPAGTRIDFSGNSKLNSFIRDGIIQHGDNDLEMTLEGYSCKDGLLENGSISDTTVSLLPEQCESVLESQSSGPVISDFDFKKVMYQTKSSCLNTEKTPMEPLHQHSFTFINSPPKHAIKAEPSRKDVVMKIRSIRLVSDEEFFPSHVMNRYWDFFAHSEEWTFET
- the LOC122345996 gene encoding ankyrin repeat domain-containing protein 31-like isoform X4, which gives rise to MAKSPLQREELFDSDSPGLLPLLMAIIHNQGLTCTPEDSEKDEPLEELYAANKQLPDNKTSEEPLMVPQLQGTLPSTSPANESLRVDSIIGCSETCIKTPHNNSTQTCLVQSPKTLPLKKPINQDEETDTIQNQQEVKGIIETALSTNQKNICKSYTEDDVECEAFILNATDLIGGPEAEPHYSCREVVNESASDILKDLASPCPVSPTFFCARVDVEQLENCHMADCTVVENDIVEDSADSDCTLVEWSNAADIQDVVKKCRQEILGLEERCIEKEAQNTEGTPDTVNSESVLRLFLPDNLCKQPSRDNNAEKAHGPQIALENKGLLNTGELKSKKKKSKQKKRPLRHGRNVTGGLNTVSKKSFKITPKNIRKRNGVGETQLHRACIKGDLQMVKVLIEAGSNVNVSDHAGWTALHEACSRGFVDVAEQLLEAGADVTSRGLNGCNPLHDAVSFGSYEIVRLLLQFGSNPHDKNILGQSAINLAAHESIKELLLTFKGPFRKPAQTTDTSKQRSQLLAGKHMQPGTRIDFSGNSKLNSFIRDGIIQHGDNDLEMTLEGYSCKDGLLENGSISDTTVSLLPEQCESVLESQSSGPVISDFDFKKVMYQTKSSCLNTEKTPMEPLHQHSFTFINSPPKHAIKAEPSRKDVVMKIRSIRLVSDEEFFPSHVMNRYWDFFAHSEEWTFET
- the LOC122345996 gene encoding ankyrin repeat domain-containing protein 31-like isoform X2; the protein is MAKSPLQREELFDSDSPGLLPLLMAIIHNQGLTCTPEDSEKDEPLEELYAANKQLPDNKTSEEPLMVPQLQGTLPSTSPANESLRVDSIIGCSETCIKTPHNNSTQTCLVQSPKTLPLKKPINQDEETDTIQNQQEVKGIIETALSTNQKNICKSYTEDDVECEAFILNATDLIGGPEAEPHYSCREVVNESASDILKDLASPCPVSPTFFCARVDVEQLENCHMADCTVVENDIVEDSADSDCTLVEWSNAADIQDVVKKCRQEILGLEERCIEKEAQNTEGTPDTVNSESVLRLFLPDNLCKQPSRDNNAEKAHGPQIALENKGLLNTGELKSKKKKSKQKKRPLRHGRNVTGGLNTVSKKSFKITPKNIRKRNGVGETQLHRACIKGDLQMVKVLIEAGSNVNVSDHAGWTALHEACSRGFVDVAEQLLEAGADVTSRGLNGCNPLHDAVSFGSYEIVRLLLQFGSNPHDKNILGQSAINLAAHESIKELLLTFKGPFRKPAQTTDTSKQRSQLLAGKHMQPDQCFLSAGTRIDFSGNSKLNSFIRDGIIQHGDNDLEMTLEGYSCKDGLLENGSISDTTVSLLPEQCESVLESQSSGPVISDFDFKKVMYQTKSSCLNTEKTPMEPLHQHSFTFINSPPKHAIKEPSRKDVVMKIRSIRLVSDEEFFPSHVMNRYWDFFAHSEEWTFET
- the LOC122345996 gene encoding ankyrin repeat domain-containing protein 31-like isoform X1 is translated as MAKSPLQREELFDSDSPGLLPLLMAIIHNQGLTCTPEDSEKDEPLEELYAANKQLPDNKTSEEPLMVPQLQGTLPSTSPANESLRVDSIIGCSETCIKTPHNNSTQTCLVQSPKTLPLKKPINQDEETDTIQNQQEVKGIIETALSTNQKNICKSYTEDDVECEAFILNATDLIGGPEAEPHYSCREVVNESASDILKDLASPCPVSPTFFCARVDVEQLENCHMADCTVVENDIVEDSADSDCTLVEWSNAADIQDVVKKCRQEILGLEERCIEKEAQNTEGTPDTVNSESVLRLFLPDNLCKQPSRDNNAEKAHGPQIALENKGLLNTGELKSKKKKSKQKKRPLRHGRNVTGGLNTVSKKSFKITPKNIRKRNGVGETQLHRACIKGDLQMVKVLIEAGSNVNVSDHAGWTALHEACSRGFVDVAEQLLEAGADVTSRGLNGCNPLHDAVSFGSYEIVRLLLQFGSNPHDKNILGQSAINLAAHESIKELLLTFKGPFRKPAQTTDTSKQRSQLLAGKHMQPDQCFLSAGTRIDFSGNSKLNSFIRDGIIQHGDNDLEMTLEGYSCKDGLLENGSISDTTVSLLPEQCESVLESQSSGPVISDFDFKKVMYQTKSSCLNTEKTPMEPLHQHSFTFINSPPKHAIKAEPSRKDVVMKIRSIRLVSDEEFFPSHVMNRYWDFFAHSEEWTFET